A genomic window from Pygocentrus nattereri isolate fPygNat1 chromosome 22, fPygNat1.pri, whole genome shotgun sequence includes:
- the LOC108410679 gene encoding C-type lectin domain family 4 member M-like: MSQIVSDDLICLEELDRGDKVEMVVNLYGRADLVRSQDRGTEDKNTKGISQTQKVTESCTIGSRFYRLMAACLGLLCVLLLTAITLLWIKTYWLQNSYTNLTLEKDRLQTNYTNMIIERDQLQTNFTNLTIDRDQLYSSYTNLTLEKDRLTTEGDKLQRKLSEIEKANQKGWLYFNSSIYYITTEKKNWRESKEDCRKRGANLVIINSRMEQDFIEMLRRGQWAWIGLTDSASEGVWKWVDGSALTTGFWKADEPNSRTGDEDCVITGYVSDPVKNWADYSCKDDFVWICEMRIFS, translated from the exons ATGTCTCAAATTGTTTCTGATGATCTGATCTGCCTCGAGGAGCTGGACAGAGGAGATAAAGTAGAGATGGTAGTGAATCTTTATGGGAGAGCAGACCTTGTAAGAAGTCAAGACCGTGGCACAgaggacaaaaacacaaagggGATCTCACAAACACAAAAGGTAACAG AGAGTTGCACAATAGGGAGTAGATTCTACAGACTGATGGCAGCGTGTCTGGGGCTACTTTGTGTTCTCCTGCTGACGGCCATTACACTGCTATGGATCAAGACATATTGGTTACAGaacagttacaccaacctgacttTGGAGAAAGACAGGTTACAGACCAATTACACTAACATGattatagagagagaccagttacagaccaatTTCACCAACCTTACTATAGACAGAGACCAATTATATTCtagttacaccaacctgactcTAGAGAAAGACCGTTTGACAACAGAGGGAGATAAACTCCAGAGAAAGCTTTCTGAAATTG AAAAAGCAAACCAGAAGGGATGGCTGTATTTCAACTCCAGTATTTATTACATCACTACTGAGAAGAAGAACTGGAGGGAGAGCAAAGAGGACTGCAGAAAGAGAGGAGCAAACCTGGTGATCATAAACAGCAGAATggaacag GACTTTATTGAGATGTTGAGACGAGGTCAGTGGGCTTGGATTGGTCTGACTGACAGCGCCTCAGAGGGGGTCTGGAAATGGGTGGATGGCTCAGCACTGACCACTGG GTTTTGGAAAGCTGATGAACCCAATAGTAGAACAGGAGATGAAGACTGCGTCATAACTGGCTATGTGTCTGATCCTGTAAAGAACTGGGCTGATTACAGCTGTAAGGATGACTTTGTTTGGATCTGTGAGATGAGAATATTTAGCTGA